The proteins below are encoded in one region of Engystomops pustulosus chromosome 8, aEngPut4.maternal, whole genome shotgun sequence:
- the CYBRD1 gene encoding plasma membrane ascorbate-dependent reductase CYBRD1, with translation MEGYKSFLFFLVSALVLGFTLVIFVLVWVLDYSDGLAWDGGNAEFNWHPVLIITGFIFIEGIAIIVYRLPWTWKCSKLLMKCIHAGLHLTATTLVVVALVAVFEYHNAKHIPNLYSLHSWVGLTVVILFVLQLFVSIIVYLLPITPVSIRAAFMSIHVYGGLLLFGCIMGTALMGLTEKLIFSLRKPAYSSFPPEGIFVNTLGLLIIVFGGLILWIATRPGWKRPPEHVEKDQHPLGSEVDDVSTTDYSKNKSDVELNSEARKRNLTLDEAGQRSTM, from the exons ATGGAGGGTTACAAAAGTTTTCTGTTTTTCCTTGTGTCTGCCCTGGTTTTAGGATTCACTCTGGTCATCTTCGTGTTGGTCTGGGTGTTAGACTACAGCGACGGGCTGGCATGGGACGGAGGCAATGCTGAATTTAACTGGCATCCGGTATTGATCATCACAGGCTTCATCTTCATCGAAGGCATCG CTATCATAGTCTACAGATTACCATGGACCTGGAAATGTAGCAAGCTGCTCATGAAATGCATACACGCAGGCCTGCACCTTACAGCAACGACACTCGTGGTGGTGGCTTTGGTGGCTGTATTTGAGTACCACAATGCCaaacatattccaaacttatacaGTCTGCACAGCTGGGTTGGGCTCACTGTCGTCATACTTTTTGTATTGCAG CTGTTTGTAAGTATCATAGTCTACCTCCTTCCCATCACTCCTGTCTCCATACGAGCGGCTTTCATGTCTATCCACGTCTACGGTGGTCTTCTTCTGTTTggatgtattatggggacagcaCTCATGGGGCTCACAGAAAAACTCATATTTTCATT GAGAAAACCTGCATACAGTTCTTTTCCTCCAGAAGGAATCTTTGTGAACACTTTGGGGCTTCTCATTATTGTCTTTGGCGGATTGATTCTATGGATCGCCACACGACCAGGATGGAAGAGGCCACCTGAACACGTTGAGAAAGACCAGCATCCTTTAGGAAGTGAAGTGGATGATGTCAGCACAACTGACTACAGCAAAAACAagtctgatgtagaattaaacAGCGAAGCCAGAAAAAGGAACCTGACGTTAGATGAGGCCGGGCAAAGATCCACCATGTGA